In Luteolibacter rhizosphaerae, the genomic window ACACGCGGCCCGCTTGCTGCGTGAAACGCCGATGGCGATCGCGGATGTGGCGCTGGAATGCGGCTACGGCGACCAGACGGCGCTCACCCGGCAGTTCCGCAGCATGGTGGGCATGCCGCCCGCGGCCTATCGCGATCACGTCCGCAAGCGGCTATGAGCGCACGGCGGATCGCCCTCTTCGGCGGCACCTTCGATCCGATTCACGAGGGTCACCTGCGGATCGCGGTGGAGGCGCAGCGGCTGTTCGCGCTGGATGAGGTGCGCTTCCTGCCCTGCCAGGTTTCCCCGCACAAGGTCGGGGTGCTCACCGCGCCTGCGGAGGAGCGCTTGGAGATGGTGCGGCTGGCGATTGCCGGGCTGCCGTGGGCCACGGTGGATTCCTACGATCTCTTCCGCCCGCAGCCGGCCTACTCCTGGCAGACGGCGGAGGAAATGGCGCGGCGCGAGCCGGAGGCGAAGCTCTTCTGGCTGATGGGCTACGACCAGTGGACCGCCCTGCCGCGCTGGCAGCACCCGGAGCGTCTGGCAGCGCAGGTGGACTTCCTCGTCTCCTCCCGTGCCGGCATCCCGGAGCCGCACCCGCAGTGGCGGATGCAGTCGCTCGCGGTGGATCACCCCGCCTCCTCGACCGCGATCCGGCAAGCAATTGCCGCCGGGGAAACGGGCCCGTGGTTGCCGCCAGCAGTCGCCGCCTACATCGCCGCGCGGGGCCTGTATAAAGGTTGAACCGTGACTTGCAGGTATCCGGACGGGCCTCTAACGTGGGCCTCATTCCCCGAGCCATGAAACCGATTTTCCGAACCCTGCTCCTCTGCCTGATCCCGCTGTCCCTGCTGCATGCGCAGGAAAAGGAGCAAGAAGCGCCCAAGCTGCCCCATGAGGTCGCCTTCCTGAACCTGCCGGAAGCCAAGCGCAAGGACTACGAAGCCAAGCTCACCGAAGCCCGCCGCCTCTTCGGCGAGAAGCGCGTCTTCGAGGCCCTCGACAAGGCCAAGGAAGCCTCGGCCATTTTCCCGGATGATCCCGGCCTGCTGAACCTCACCGGTGCTTGCCAGGTGGAGTTCCGCAACTTCGACAAGGCGATGGCCGACTTCAAGAAGGCCGATTCGCTCACCCCGGACAATCCCGAGATCGTCTTCAACATCGCCGAGCTCGAATTTGTCACCAAGAACTGGGAAGAAGCCGAGCGATCCTTCACCCGGATCTTGGTGCTCATCCCGGATACCGACAAGCTGCGCTTCCAGCTGCGCCGTCTCGGAGAGTTCAAGCTGCTTCTCGTGAAGCTGAAGCTCGATAAGGCAGGCGAGGCCGCCACCTTGGCGAAGAAGTACGATTACTTGGACGACTCCCCCTTCCCCTACTATGCGGAAGCGGCGATCCTGTTCTCCGAGGGCAAGGAGGTTGAGGCGGAAGCCGCCATGGCCCGCGCGGGACGGATCTTCCAGGATCCGAGCATCATCTCCAGCTGGCAGGACACGATGATCGAGTTCGGCTACATCAAAGGCTTCTTCGGCGGTGATGAGGGGAAGTGAAGTGCCGGGGCGGGGTTGATGACAATTTTTGACGATTACGACCGAATTCTCTGCTGGTCAAAAGCCCAGTAGTCTGGTTTAAACATACGTGAATCCTTGATCTTCAGGATTCGCATTGCCTCCCCTCCCACCCAGGGTGTCCCGTCCGTCCCTCAGATGACGGGACACCTTGGGAACCCTCTCCCGAGGGATTCTCTTTCAAGGCCTCAGAGGCCGTTCCTCCGCCGGAGCGCGCGGACTTTATCCTGCAGCAGCGAGATCCGGAGCGAGTAGCCGGCACTAAGGAGGAAGCTGGTGCCGGCGAGTGTATAAGCCAGCATCGGTTCCCAGCGGGCCAACCAGAGGACAGGGTGCTTGATCGCCGCGGCCAGCACCGCGCCGGAGAGCGCCCCGGCGATGGAAAGCGCCAGGAAACCTTGCGCCAGATCGCGGTCTTTCTCGATGCGCTCGCCGATCAAAAGGTGATCGGCCACGGAGATCGCGCCGGGATCGGGAGGATAGGCTTCGGGGAGGGAGTGCCGGTTCTCGCGCATGATGACTCGCGGAATGGTTCTGCGGGTGGATAAGGCAAGGGCGGCGGGATGGCGAGAAGGAAGGAGCCCGGCGCTTGGCAGCTGAATCCTCTTTTTCACCCCGTTTTCTCCGGATAAGCCCTGTGTTGCAAAGTGTTAGACCATTCACCTTGTCTGATTTGAAACAGGATGGAAATATCCGTCCGTGGTTTCATTGATCCCCCTTGTCGCCCGAGGGACCAAACACCGGACCGCCAGAAACGCCGCGCTGATTGCGGTGGCGATGGCGGCTGTCTCCTTCTCGGCCCCCGTTTCACACGCCGCTCTCAGCAACCCGCAGCCTGTCATCCTCCCCTCCGGCATGAGCGTGGAGCTGAAGTCGTGGCTCACCATTCCGGCGAGCAGTAGCTCCACGCCCAAGGCTCGGATCAACCATCTCAAGCCCTGCCCCGGGGATTCCCGGCTCTACTGCAACGACCTGCGGGGCAAGCTCTGGGTGATCGCCAGCACGAGCGCCACCTCGGCCAGCCAGTTCCTCGATCTCTCCGCGCACTTCCCCGGCTTCATCCATACGCCGGGGCTGGGCACAGGCTTCGCTTCCTTCGCCTTCCATCCGGAGTTCCGGCAGGCAGGGGCACCCGGCTTCGGGAAGTTCTACACCGCGCACAGCGAGAATGCCGGCAGCAGCGTGCCGGACTTCGTGGCACCGGGAACGGACGACCTCTCCCAGATGGGGATCGTCACCGAGTGGACGATGAGCAATCCGGCGGCGAACTCGATCACGACGTCCCCGGCGAACTTCACCAAGCGCGAGCTCCTGCGGATCGGCTTCCCCTATAACTTCCACGATGTGCAGGAGATCGAGTTCGATCCCACCGCCACACCGGGCGAGGAGAACTACGGCTGCCTCTTCATCTGCTTCGGCGACGGCGGATCCATCGTGCTGGATCAGCCGGGGAACATCGGCCGGATCGATTCCCCGCTCGGGGCGATCCACCGCATCACACCGGTGCTGGCGAGCGGGCAGAGCGCGGCGAACTTCACTCTCTCGGCAAACGGGAAGTATTACATCCCCTCCGGCGCGACGAATACAAACCCCTTCGTAAGCGCCGCCGATCCCACCCCGGGCGACGGCTTCCCGGTCGTGCGCGAGCTCTATGCCTATGGCTTCCGGAATCCGCACCGCATCTCCTGGGACCGCGGCGGTAGCGGGAAGATGTTCTGCGGGAACATCGGGGAGAGCACCATCGAGGAGATCGAGGTGGTCACGAAGGGCACGCATCACGGCTGGCCGCAGCGCGAGGGCGCCTACCTCTTCGACCACACGGACAAGACCCATGTCTATCCCCTGCCCGGCTCCGATCCCGTGCCCTACGTTTATCCGGTCAGCCAGTACGACCACTCGGAAGGCCGTGCCGCGGTAGCGGGAGGCTTCGTGTATCGCGGCAGTGCCATCCCCGGGCTAAAGGGCTACTATGTCTGCGGAGACATCGTGAGCGGCGACCTGCTGGTACTGCCGGAGTCCGCCATGAACCTGGCCCCCTCCACCGGCACCGGAGATACCCCCGCCCCGCCGAAGCTGCTCGGCGTGGAAACGAACGGGGTGGCCACCAGCTTCCGCTCGATGCTCGGCACCAGCCGGGCGGATCTGCGCGTGGGGCAGGACAGCGCGGGAGAGCTGTATCTCCTCTCCAAGCAGAACGGCACCATCCACCGCGTGCTCCCGGATACCACGCAGGGGAATACGCCGCCGTGGGGAGATCACGATGACTGGGCGATCCTCGGGAACATGGAGAGCGGCCAGCTCCCGGCGATGAGCCTCTCCAGCACCGGCAGTTCCGTGCAGGTGGTGAACGATCCCACGGAAGGCGCGGTGAACCGCGTGATGCGCCTGCGCTCCGCAGGCAGCACCCTGCTGAGCGCGAGCATTCCCATCCCGGCGATACCGGATGGCGGGCGCGGCACGGTCCACTTCCGCTTCTGCACCGTGGACCAGAACCACGACCACCGCTGGGGCTTGAGCGAACAAGCGGCACCGACCAGCTCCACGAGTCTGAAGGTGCAGATGCGCTCGATCTCCACCAATCCGGGCCGGATCGAAGTGAGCGATGCCAGCAGCTTCGCCTCCGCCTTCGATATCACGCCGAAGACCTGGTACTCCGTCTGGCTGCATGTGGACAATGCCAGCGGCACCACGAGCGACCGCTTCGACGTGTATGTGAAGGGCGGCGACTACGGCGTGCCCACGCTGGTAAAGACCGGGGTGAAGTTCACTGCCGGAGTTTCCTCCGCACTGCGAAGCTTCTACTGGCGGCTCGCTGCGGGGACGGAGATCTACTTCGACGACATCTATGTGGATACCGGCCATGTGAATCTCTCCGACCCGGTCGCAACAGATTGGCGCTTGGTCGATCATTTCGACGGGCCTTCTCCTCTCGATAGCTGGGAACTCCCGGCACCCGCCGCACAATCGGCCAGCATCGTGACGGAACCCACGGGCAATCGCTACCTGCGGCGCGCCGCCTCCTCGTCCGCGGCGGCGAATCCGAATGCCATCGCGGCGAAACGCCTGCCCTTCCTTACCCAGGTCAGCAAGACGCTCACCCTCTTCTTCCGCATGCGCCTGGAGGGCACGAACCTCCGGCAGAGCTTCGGGGCCAGTGCCTCCGATCCAGCGGATGCCGCGCTCTACACGGAGAACGACTTCGCCCCGCAACTGCGATTCTCGCCCGGGGGACTCTGCGATCTCTATGACGGTCCCGCAGGTACGGAGTCCTTCGTACCTGCCAGCGTGGACGCGCGGCCCTGCCCTGCCTTGCAGAGCGGCGTGTGGTACAACGTGTGGATCACCGCCTACAATGGAGGCGCGGCTTCCGGCGGACAGACATGGCGGGCCTTCGTTCAGGGCGCAGCCTTTCCCCGCCCGGTTCAACTAGGTGGCACCTATCACTTCCGCAAACAGGCGGAGATGCCCATCACCCACTTCCTCTCCATCGCGGCCACGGACAGCGGCACCGGGAATCAAGCGGTGAACATCGACGATCTGCACGCCTACGAGGGATTGAATCTGGCGAACCCGCTTGCGCCCGATTGGACACCCACCTCTGTGGAACTCGCGGGGAATAGCGCCACCCTTTCCTACCCCACTTGGCACAATCGCGCCTTCCAGCTCTTCGAGTCCTCCGATCTCGCGTCGTGGCAGCCACTGGGCCCGATCTCCGAAGGCGATAGCTCCTGGGGACACCTCACCGTGCCCATCCAGCCGCAGAAGCGCTTCTTCCGCGCCGGGGCGCTCTCGCGCCGCGACTTCCACCCCGCGAGCTGGAGCACGGACTTCAGCGGGGAGGAACTGCCGAACGGGCTCTTCCTGCTGGGCTCCGCGAGCTGGGCCCATAGCGATGGTCTGCTGACCCTGAGCGCCACCGGCTCACAGGTGGCAGGAATGGTGGCACGCCCCTGCGGCTATGCGCTCGTCCCCGGAGACTGGCGTAATACCACGCTCACCGTGCAGTCCCGCACCCTGCGCTCCTCCGGCACCACCCAGCGGGATATCGTGCTGATCTTCGGCTATGTGGATGAGACGCACTTCTACTATGCCCACATCGCCGGCACTGCGAATGGCAGCACCCAGAATGTCATCATGAAGGTGAATGGCACTACAGTTACGCCGGTGCAGACCCCCACCACACCGCCGGTGAAACTCACCTCGAATTGGCAGACCTTGCGGGTGACACATGCCGCCACCGGAGCCATCGCCGTGTTCGCGGACACTATGAGCACGCCCTTCATGACTGCGGTGGATACAGCCTATCCGCTCGGGAAAGCAGGCTTCGGCAGCTACGATGACCCGGCGGAATTCCGCTCCGTGATCGTCAGCGGGGAGAGTCCGTGAAAGCGGCGGAGCGGGACATGTCACAACGTGGCGAAAGATCGCGCTCAAGTCAGGCGAACACTGAACACCCAAACAGCGCCTCATATCTTCCTTGGCCAATCCCGCCAAAGAAGGCATGTTGTGTGTCTCCCATCCCCTTCACCATGAGTCCAAAGGTCACGTACCTCGTGGCGAGATTCCTGATCGCCAGCATCATCGTCGGCCTTGGCGCCGAGCACTTGCTCGCAGCCACGCAGATCCCGGCGGACCGCCCGGGGCCGAGCGTGCCGTGGATGCTCTTCCGTGGCTTCCAGACCCTGGCCGGGATCGCGATCATGCTCGGCATCCAATCGGGCAGGCTTTCCTTGCTCATGGCGGTGACCATCATGGTCGATGCCTTCACCACGCATTCCTTCTGGCGATACCAGGGGAGCGCGCTCCATGACCACCTCCTGCACTTCCTGAAGAACCTCTCCGTGGTCGGCGGTCTGCTTCTCGTATCCTGGATCGAGAGCAGCAGGCCTCATCCCGTGGAGATCGAGGACCACGACGATGTCCCGGGAGATGTCACCGCCAGCGGCGAGAAGCATCACTAGAGATCCTTGCGATAGCGGATCTCATGGATGGGGAAACCCAGCCGCTTGTTATCCTGCTCGGCACCGTCGGGACTGAAGCCAGCCTGGGCGTAGAAGCGCTTCGCCCTTTCGTTCGTCGAGAGCACCCACAGGGTCACGGCCACGAAGCCATGGCCGGCGGCGTGATCCAGCGCGGCCTGCATGAGCTTGCGACCGATCCCCCTGCCCCATCCGGCAGGCTCCACATAGATGGCGGCGATCTCCCCGATCTCAGGCGGCGCCGCGCTATCACGGGAGCGCAGGGAGGAACAGAAGCCGACGATCCGCTCGCCCCGCACCGCCACCAGCACCGTCCCGGTCGGCTTCCCGATGATCGAGCGCCACATGATCGCACGCCCATGAACATCGAGCCCGGCGAGGTAATCGTCCGGGATCAGCCCGCGATAGGCAGCTCGCCATGTCTCCACGTGGATCTCGGCGATGCGGACGGCATCGTGCTCCGATGCATGGCGTACGAGGTAGGCGGCGGTTTCCGTCATATTGGCATGCTGGGTTACGCCGCACCTCGACGCAACCCTGCACTGATGCCGTCAACGGTGCTGCTCGAATAGCCACTCGTGCATTTTGACATCGGAGTAAACGCGGCCTGCGATGCCATGATCTCCGTCGTCATACTCGGTGAACTTCACCGGTGCCTTCTCCTTCTCCAGCGCCTCGACCATGCGGCGGCTCTGCTCGGGCTTCACCGCTTCGTCTTTCGCGCCGTGGAATACCCAGATCGGAACCTTCTTGTATTCGGAAACCTTGTTCGGATCCCCGCCCCCCGCGATCGGCACCCCGGCGGCGAAAAGCCGCGGCTCCTGGGCGAGCAAGTGGAAGGTCCCGTAACCGCCCATCGAGTAACCGGTGAGATAAATCCGCTTCTTGTCAATCGAGAGGTTCTTCACCAGATCGTTGATGATCTCCACCACCGCATCGGCGTTCTTGCCATCCCATGAACCTTCCTTGGTGCATTGCGGGGCGATGATCACGCACTCGCGCTTCCGATAGTTGTCCTCCTCCGAAAAGCTGCGTGCCTCGCCGGGCTGCTCCGGGGTCATGACATCGCCATTGCGCCCGTGCAGGTAGATCACCAGCGGGTAGCCGGTCTCATCGGCACCACGCAGCTTGCGGGCACCGAAGATCCGGTAGGAAAGCCCGTGGCCCTCCGTGCGCTGCCATTCGCCGGTAAGGAGCTTGGCGAAGGGATTGCTCTTGTCCGCCTTGGCCGCGGCTTCGCCCTCCCCTTCCATCTGCTTGGCCACCCAGTCCTGGTCTTCCTTCGAGAGCGTATCGAGCGCGATGGTGAAGGTCTTGCGGTTGTCCGCGCGGCGGATGGTCACCTTCCCGTCTTTCGAACTCACATACTCGGCCTGGATGGTCTTGCTGCCGTCCGCGGTCTTCCACTCGCGGGACTCGGCGGCGTTTCCACGAGGCAGCGTCAGCAGGGCGCAAGATAGCAGCATGAGGAGGGTTTTCACTGCCGGACAGTATCCCGCCACCGGAGCGAC contains:
- the nadD gene encoding nicotinate (nicotinamide) nucleotide adenylyltransferase, with the translated sequence MSARRIALFGGTFDPIHEGHLRIAVEAQRLFALDEVRFLPCQVSPHKVGVLTAPAEERLEMVRLAIAGLPWATVDSYDLFRPQPAYSWQTAEEMARREPEAKLFWLMGYDQWTALPRWQHPERLAAQVDFLVSSRAGIPEPHPQWRMQSLAVDHPASSTAIRQAIAAGETGPWLPPAVAAYIAARGLYKG
- a CDS encoding tetratricopeptide repeat protein; amino-acid sequence: MKPIFRTLLLCLIPLSLLHAQEKEQEAPKLPHEVAFLNLPEAKRKDYEAKLTEARRLFGEKRVFEALDKAKEASAIFPDDPGLLNLTGACQVEFRNFDKAMADFKKADSLTPDNPEIVFNIAELEFVTKNWEEAERSFTRILVLIPDTDKLRFQLRRLGEFKLLLVKLKLDKAGEAATLAKKYDYLDDSPFPYYAEAAILFSEGKEVEAEAAMARAGRIFQDPSIISSWQDTMIEFGYIKGFFGGDEGK
- a CDS encoding PQQ-dependent sugar dehydrogenase; translated protein: MVSLIPLVARGTKHRTARNAALIAVAMAAVSFSAPVSHAALSNPQPVILPSGMSVELKSWLTIPASSSSTPKARINHLKPCPGDSRLYCNDLRGKLWVIASTSATSASQFLDLSAHFPGFIHTPGLGTGFASFAFHPEFRQAGAPGFGKFYTAHSENAGSSVPDFVAPGTDDLSQMGIVTEWTMSNPAANSITTSPANFTKRELLRIGFPYNFHDVQEIEFDPTATPGEENYGCLFICFGDGGSIVLDQPGNIGRIDSPLGAIHRITPVLASGQSAANFTLSANGKYYIPSGATNTNPFVSAADPTPGDGFPVVRELYAYGFRNPHRISWDRGGSGKMFCGNIGESTIEEIEVVTKGTHHGWPQREGAYLFDHTDKTHVYPLPGSDPVPYVYPVSQYDHSEGRAAVAGGFVYRGSAIPGLKGYYVCGDIVSGDLLVLPESAMNLAPSTGTGDTPAPPKLLGVETNGVATSFRSMLGTSRADLRVGQDSAGELYLLSKQNGTIHRVLPDTTQGNTPPWGDHDDWAILGNMESGQLPAMSLSSTGSSVQVVNDPTEGAVNRVMRLRSAGSTLLSASIPIPAIPDGGRGTVHFRFCTVDQNHDHRWGLSEQAAPTSSTSLKVQMRSISTNPGRIEVSDASSFASAFDITPKTWYSVWLHVDNASGTTSDRFDVYVKGGDYGVPTLVKTGVKFTAGVSSALRSFYWRLAAGTEIYFDDIYVDTGHVNLSDPVATDWRLVDHFDGPSPLDSWELPAPAAQSASIVTEPTGNRYLRRAASSSAAANPNAIAAKRLPFLTQVSKTLTLFFRMRLEGTNLRQSFGASASDPADAALYTENDFAPQLRFSPGGLCDLYDGPAGTESFVPASVDARPCPALQSGVWYNVWITAYNGGAASGGQTWRAFVQGAAFPRPVQLGGTYHFRKQAEMPITHFLSIAATDSGTGNQAVNIDDLHAYEGLNLANPLAPDWTPTSVELAGNSATLSYPTWHNRAFQLFESSDLASWQPLGPISEGDSSWGHLTVPIQPQKRFFRAGALSRRDFHPASWSTDFSGEELPNGLFLLGSASWAHSDGLLTLSATGSQVAGMVARPCGYALVPGDWRNTTLTVQSRTLRSSGTTQRDIVLIFGYVDETHFYYAHIAGTANGSTQNVIMKVNGTTVTPVQTPTTPPVKLTSNWQTLRVTHAATGAIAVFADTMSTPFMTAVDTAYPLGKAGFGSYDDPAEFRSVIVSGESP
- a CDS encoding DoxX family protein, with the translated sequence MSPKVTYLVARFLIASIIVGLGAEHLLAATQIPADRPGPSVPWMLFRGFQTLAGIAIMLGIQSGRLSLLMAVTIMVDAFTTHSFWRYQGSALHDHLLHFLKNLSVVGGLLLVSWIESSRPHPVEIEDHDDVPGDVTASGEKHH
- a CDS encoding GNAT family N-acetyltransferase: MTETAAYLVRHASEHDAVRIAEIHVETWRAAYRGLIPDDYLAGLDVHGRAIMWRSIIGKPTGTVLVAVRGERIVGFCSSLRSRDSAAPPEIGEIAAIYVEPAGWGRGIGRKLMQAALDHAAGHGFVAVTLWVLSTNERAKRFYAQAGFSPDGAEQDNKRLGFPIHEIRYRKDL
- a CDS encoding prolyl oligopeptidase family serine peptidase; amino-acid sequence: MKTLLMLLSCALLTLPRGNAAESREWKTADGSKTIQAEYVSSKDGKVTIRRADNRKTFTIALDTLSKEDQDWVAKQMEGEGEAAAKADKSNPFAKLLTGEWQRTEGHGLSYRIFGARKLRGADETGYPLVIYLHGRNGDVMTPEQPGEARSFSEEDNYRKRECVIIAPQCTKEGSWDGKNADAVVEIINDLVKNLSIDKKRIYLTGYSMGGYGTFHLLAQEPRLFAAGVPIAGGGDPNKVSEYKKVPIWVFHGAKDEAVKPEQSRRMVEALEKEKAPVKFTEYDDGDHGIAGRVYSDVKMHEWLFEQHR